tttcaaaatctataacagAAGTTGAAGGTTACGATGGTTGGACCTATTTAGGAGAGATGGAATTTTGTGTTTTATTATTGTGAGATTATGACTCATTTTCGTTAGAATCAACGAGCTTTCGTGATCAAATTGGTCGACGAAATACTCGCATTGGCCTAAGTTTTGAGTATATCCTAatcatttcgattttttatattttcttaaaaaagtaATACACCGAACCTGATGGAGTTGGATGAGTGGTTAAACAGTCTGTGTAAATTACGAGCACGGTAAAAATTCCACATCTCATGCCGCCGGTGACAACAATTCCATATTCAGCCAACATAGCCAAAAGATAGTTGGGCATTTCATGAGTTTAGAACTTGCTTAAAATGAGCTTTTCTCGTCATTGAAGGAGGGAGTAGTATTTATAGTTATACTTTTTCCCGCCGTCATATAATGTAATCAATTCCAACCCCGTTCGGAAATGATTTTAGCCCATATCTTAATCTCATTATGGGATGTATTAGATTGGTCATGCATCTTAATTTTTCGATCGGCAAAAGTAAtacattcaattcaaagataTAGGGTTTTCTACATATTATCCATCTAATGCTTCTGTGGCTTTGGTGGTGCAGAATGAATGCAACGAAGTTCAACGTGATAGTGGAGAACGAGGAGCAAGTGGAGATCTCGTTCACGAGGATGTGGGATTCCTCCATGGCGGGCCAGATGGTTCCCCTCAACATCGACAAAAGGTGTGAttttatttcaagtttcatgTCGTAAAGCGtatgaaaaaacaagcaatgatTGGGGGAAAAAAGATTTGACTTTCCTTCAGGTATTTTTCAGGTTCGTCATGCTTCGGAATTGCTCAGGATTCTACTCCTATGGAATCTACGAGCACTCCGGGGATTGGCCTGCTTTCAACCTTCCCCAAACCAGGATTGTCTTCAAGCTCAGAAAGGATAAGTTAGTACACACGTTATGGCTATGGCAACTGCTGCATGACATCTATCTTAGTTGATGAGAATGAGaacttttttcccctctctctccccatttCTGTTCTCAATTGTTGATTAATATGATGGGTTGTTGTGGTGGTGGTAATTACATGGATAGGTTTAATTATATGGCGGTGGGAGACAACAGGCGGAGACATATGCCCCTTCCCGACGATCGGTCGCCTCGCAGAGGGCAGCCCTTGGCCACTCCTGAAGCCGTTCTTCTTGTCGATCCCGTCGAACCAGAGTTCAAAGGcgaggtactctctctctctctctctctctctctctcagttgtAAGGAGGTGTTGCAGCTATCTGGTGGTGCCGTAGGTATGCAAGAGCTTGCCACTATACCACTATACCACTATACCATATGACAGTTTAAGCAGCCCAAGTTGGTCTTTTCACCAAACACCAATACGTATTAGGAGTCCTAAGTTATGGACATATTACAATATTTAGTTGGACTCGAAAGTTTACGTCAATAAGTTataagcaaattaagataaTTACTCCACATCATACAAGTTTTTTGATATGTGACTTTTCTAAAACAATTCATGCGTTCATGTTGAGAAGTTCtagcccttctctctctcccccctctctttTGTATGTCAATGCTTTAATCACCAATTGTGCGGGTTGATTTGGTCGTCTAATTCACCAATTAGAGCTCGACACTATAGTCAACTTCGCCGCTACTTAGTTGTAGCACAATCAAAATCCAATTAGAAGATTTTCCTCAGTTTGTGATTTGGGCTGCAATGCAGGTGGATGACAAGTACCAGTACTCATGCGAGAACAAAGATCTCCAGGTTCACGGGTGGATATGCTTCGACCCTCCGGTGGGGTTCTGGCAAATAACGCCGAGCAACGAGTTCCGCTCCGGCGGACTTCTCAAACAGAATCTCACCTCCCATGTCGGCCCCATTACCCTCGCCGTATGTTCGTCaatctctccccttttctctctAATTCTCGTGGACTTCTTCCCGTCGCGAATTCCTACTTCTCATTTGTTCCGTAGGAGGTCATTGCATTCTCCTAACCCATACATGCAAGAGCGTGCCATGTTTCAGATGTTCCTGAGTGCTCACTACGGAGGAGACGACCTGGTGCTGAAGCTCGCACCGGGAGAGCCATGGAAGAAGATCTTCGGACCCGTGTTTTTCTACCTCAACTGCACGTCGGAAAATCCGCTTAAGCTCTGGGACGACGCTAAGGAACAGGTGATAATCAATTGACTAGTCGAGTGAACTGTGTTAGAGCTCTTTTAAAATCAAGAGTACAGACAGACAGAATGTCGCCTGAGAAAACCGGGGACTCCTGTTGCAGATGTTGAGCGAAGTCCAGGGCTGGCCTTACGCCTTTCCGGCCTCGGCGGAATACCAGATTTTGGATCAGCGGGGTTACGTCAATGGGAGGCTAATGATTCGAGACAAGTAATTAAGCTCTGTTGGTTTTGCGAAATATGTTTTCCTAAAATAGTCTGCTTGCATCCCTTGAATTAATTACTCAATGAAATTATTGATTCATGGATAATGAAAAAACTTTCTGTTCGATCATTCTTGTAAACAATATGAGTgttcaattttaggaaaatattttcgaaaccattaattcttcatgaaataaatgggtAGACATTAATTAAGTTGCCTATATGCATCTATATTTTCAATGAATTGTGAATTATTCCTTAGGTACATCAGCGATACCCTAATCCCTGCCGCCGGGGCGTACGTGGGACTAGCACCTCCGGGAGAAATCGGGTCGTGGCAAACAGAAGTCAAGGTGAATGATTAGagaacaagaaaatataatCAATCCGTCCCGTTACCTTTGGTCAATCTTTTTGGTGTTAGAATTACCATTTTTACACATTCTTGTTAAATCAATCCTCAGGGTTACCAATTTTGGACGAAAGCCGACTCGGATGGTTACTTCTCGATCAATAACGTGCGCACCGGTGACTATAACATTTATGCGTGGGTGCCTTGCTATGTTGGAGATTATCGAAATGACGAAGTGATTACTATAACGTTAGGTGAGGATTGATTTTTACTAACTGCAAATCAATTTACCAAACTTTACACGGAGAGATGAATATTGTGCATGAACCAAAatccatatatatattaatcCCCCTTGAGGAATGTGCAATAGGTTGTCAAGTTGATGTGGGGGATCTTGTGTTTGAGCCTCCTAGAAACGGGCCGACATTGTGGGAGATTGGAGTCCCGGATCGCTCCGCAGCGGAATTCTATGTGCCCGACCCGAACCCGAAGTACATCAACAAGCTCTATCTTAATCATCCTGACAAGTAAAGCTCTCAAGACTTGACCGTATAATCTTTTGTTTCTAGAATTCGAACTATCTCGTTCATGTACATCGAATGAAATTCCATCCCCAAAACCTGCGGGTAACCTTCATGATCACTTCGAGGGGGAAGACATTGTAGTGTCAATGGAAGATCGAGGTCGTGTCCAATTCGACATTCGACCACTCGGCTGATCATGTCGCTTAAAATAGAGGAAGCTAATTCCGCTTTTCGTATGCAGGTTTAGGCAATATGGATTATGGGAAAGGTACACCGAACTGTATCCTGACAGTGACTTGATCTATAAGGTCGGTGCGAGTGATTATACAAAAGATTGGTTCTTTGCACAGGTTCCCAGGTACGCATCTCTTTTATTATGTCACCTTAACCTTAGCCGTTCGTATATATGGCAACGCTTCGCTTTCTGATCGAATTCGAGTTACAGGAAGATCAACGACAGCACGTACAAAGGAACGACATGGCAAATCAAGTTCAAACTCGACGATGCTCGTCCGTCCGAGACTTACAAGCTGCGTTTGGCACTGGCCACGGCCAATGTGGCACAACTGGAAGTACTGGCATACGTCCAACTTCTTAGAATTTCACCCGCTCTTGTGATTTCGGTTCGTTTCTGGTGTCATTGAATCCGTGCCTCGTTCTCTTTCCAATGTTTCTAGGTTCGAGTCAATAGCCCACAAGCAAATCCTCCTCTGTTTTCGAGCGGCGTGATCGGGCACGACAACACTATTGCCCGGCACGGAATCCACGGGCTCTATCGCTTGTACGTCGTCGACGTGCCCGGAGCTCAGCTCGTTGTCGGGGACAACACGGTGTTCCTCTCCCAAACCATGAGCACGAGTCCTCTCCAAGGAGTCATGTACGACTACATCCGTTTCGAAGGCCCGCCATCTCCTAATGACAAGAAGGATGCTAAATCTTGGACCTGCTCCCGAAATTCCTACGTGCTTGACAATAATGTGCATATTTAGATATGTCAGAATGAGCTATAGATTCATTTTTAACTTATATTTGACAAACTGAACTGTCGTATGAATcatttatattcaataaataagtcataaatggATTTAGAACTATAAAGCCCAAAATAGTATGAGTATTATATAACTTCACAacttattttgatttaattcacCTCTATGATTTTATgtatttaaatatgaaaatattttaataatatagataAGGTTGAATATGTAATCAGTCGAATATGagttattaaattttaataactTATTTTACGTAAAAATAGGTTAAAACAGAGTAAAATAATGAATTTGGACCGGAGCATTTTCCACCCCACTCGTTCGTTTGATGGGTCTATGCATATCAAATAATGGGGTGGCTTGTACAAATTTGCTTCGCTTTGGTCGAAGAACggaaattttccatttttcttaaaCCAAAGATGCGCCAGGAGACATCAGCGTTCTTTAACCACCAAAGgaaacacataaattattagCATAAACTTTGCCTGACGGCAGCTACCTTATAAAAGCGAAAATGCCTAGCGGCTatcattagaaattaaaaacccaagagaagggaaaaagaagaagaaaaactcaaTCAACTCACTAATATCCCTTCATTTTTTATCAAAGGAATCAAGCGGCTTTGTCGTGAATCCGCTTCTTGGCGTCCTCGGCGGCGTCCGCCGCGTCCACCTGCATCTTCGCCGTCCGCAAGTCCGCCTCCGTCGCTTCCCTCTCGTTCCTCGCCCTCATCTTCTTCGCCTGCCACCACGAGACGCGACGGCAACTTCCGCATGtcatgttatatatatatatatatatatacttcacGGTCGAATTCGGGTTCTTGAATTTCCGGGTTTCGGAGCTGATCTCATTACCTGGCCGAGAAGCAGAGCCTTGACGTAGCGAAGGCCTTCCTGCACCGACACGGCGAATGACAGGCACTCCTTCTTCGCCCGCGACGTCGCCGActccgacggcggcggcggcggcgtcgtcCCCCGGCGGCCGCTCCGCTTCCGGTGGAGGGAGCGCGGGCGCCGGCGttgcgaggaggcggcggcggcggcgactgcGGCGGCGATGAGGTGACGATCTCGTCCATGGGTGCAACGCAGCGAAGCGAGATCAGGCAGAGAAGAGCCAGAAAGTTTCGCTTCACGCGTCTCGAGCCTCTCTTGCTCTTGCGGTTTTCCTTAGGGCCTTCCACGTCAGCGCGGCGTCCGTGCACGTGGCGGTCGTCGGTCGCCACGTCGCTCCTCCTCGTCGAGCATCCGTGGGCCCGAACCGGGCCGGATCCAGATGAGCATTTCCCGGCGTGAAGTCCAATGGGCCTCGGGATCAGGCCGTAGGCCCATTGAAGATCGGGGCTCGAGCCCGCGGAGGGCATCCCGGTCAATTCGCTCCTCATCCCGTCCACCTGCTATATATGCCTCTCCGCTTTGAATCTAGGTATAAAAAGCCCCAattctctccccctctctactctctctctctctttctctctctaacccCCATTGACGAGCAGAGGAGGAGCTCTCCAGCTGAAGCGTCCGCTCactgtcttctctctctctgcgcgcggttcgtactctctctctctctctctctctctctctctctctcttcttctccgtATCGAACGGTTCGTTTTTTTCATCTTGGGTCGTGGAATTCTTGAATCGAATCGATTTCGGTTGGGGGGTTTTTCAATTCGGGGCGCAGATCGGGCGGATCAAAGGGGGGTGGAAATGGCGACGTTCGAGCTGTACCGGAGGTCGACGATCGGGATGTGCCTGACGGAGACCTTGGACGAGATGGTCTCCAACGGCACCCTCAGCCCCGAGCTCGCCATCCAAGTCCTCGTCCAGTTCGACAAGGTCCGGATCTGGATTCGAATCTTCGTTTCTTGCTGGTGTTTTTTTTCGTGTTTTGAATTCGAATTTGCGCTTGTGTGTTTCGTGTTGAGAGCTGACGACCGTGCGTTTCAGTCCATGACCGAGGCGCTGGAGACCCAGGTCAAGAGCAAGGTCACTATCAAGGTAAGAAGTCCTCTTCTTGTCGTGCCTCTGTCGTGTTCAGTCGTGATTTCGAGCTGTGCTGTTCGCTGATCGCCTTGACTGTTATCTGAAAAGGCGGACTGGCAGGAGTAGGTTTCTTATGATGGAACTGTCCTCGAGTAATTCTGGCTGATTGTTAGATGATTGTTTCTCGTGCGGGTTTctttcaatttgttgccttGATGATACGTGTTGGTTGGCTTCATACATCCTGGTAGGTGATACTTTGCAGGAGGAGGAGTGCATGGCTTGTGtcgtcataatttttttttttcttttatcaatagCTGGATGGTATGTGCTCAATTAGTTGCTTGTATGGCATTTACTATAATGGTATTGTCATTGTCATGGTAATTTCTCCATGTGCGTGCGCAGGGGCACGTGCACAGAGGATAGGCATAGGCATAGGCATAGGCATAGGCGTAGGTTGTACTAGGTATTCAGGGATTTGCTGATTGTACAGAGAtctgtttatttcattttaagatGCCATAACAAGCCGATATGCTAATCGCATACCGAATCTTATTAAAGCATTAACGATCAACAGCCGGTCATGTTTAGGTAACTTAAAAAGGAATGTAACTTATCTTAAATTAGACCTCTTGTGTTTCTTCGGGGCTAAAAACCCATACCGTTTGGGACATTTCAACATCTACAAGGCTTATGTATGAATTGCAGATTGCATGTAATTTGCAAGTTATGTGTTATTTTCTATGTATGGACTCCTCTGGTTCAGTGAAAGTAATTGCCCCTAGGTTTGGCTCATTTTGTTATAGCACAACTGGATTAATCTAGACGgaatttttgaactttgaatgATCTTGGTCGGGTGACTTATGGGACGACTGCAGCCAAGTATACCAGTGCTTGCCCTAATGCATCAAATACTGCCTCCCAATGAGTATAAGACTCATAGGAGATTTGTCATCGTTTCATCACTTAAGTTGAGAAATATTTGAGAGTGCTGTGAGATTGTTGAGATCTGCACAGAGCTTCTAGTCTTCTAGGAAGGAGAATTGTATCTTGTTAGCTGATATGTGTGTTTTGAACCTATGCATTCAAACCATCTATTTAGTTTCAGACTGTGAGCACTGTGAGAAGAAAATTAACATCTTTTTCGAACTTCTCTCATGTTTTGGTTCAGGGACATCTGCACACATACCGGTTCTGCGACAATGTGTGGACATTCATTCTACAAGGTGCTACCTTTAAGAATGAGGACTCTCCGGAAGAGGTCGGTCGGGTTAAGATCGTCGCATGCGACTCAAAGCTGCTCACTCAGTGATTTTCGAGTACCAGTTGCATGGTTTGATTCCAGAGACTTTATAATGGCTGGAGACGAGGTGTTTTTCGCCTCTTTACTGTCTTGATCCCTTCTGTCCATGCGTGTAAATCTCGATGACTGTTGAGAGTTGTAATATGGGTTACTAAATGGATGAGGGTATGTTTATTGTACTTTCCTGACCTTTTGACTATCAGTTCTGCGCTTGAGGTCAAATAAGATTTATACTGCATTGTTTAACCTAACGAGCTGGAACCACCATGAGAAAAGGTGCTCGAACCGAGCGAAAAGAACTGCGAAATTGTGGTGGGTGACAGAATTCGAGATCGCTCCACGTTTTGCAAGGGCTTCGGGGGAGGCCTTTTTTAAGTTTGTCGTTGCAGAGGGACcgagagaaaagaagatggagaggaaggagagagagacgaggGAAGCGTGTTGTGCTTGATGAGGTTGGTTAGGTCACTACTTGGGTCAAAGAGCTGGCGTCTAGACTGACTTGACAtgtcttcttttgcttttattattattatttttttatgtggctaattcatatacattttttttcttgtttttctttagaAGAGAAGAACAAAACTTCACATAAATTAGGGGATCGAAGGGGCCATCACGTGCGATGCACGTGTCATCGCCGGTCAAGTTACTCAGTAACCATCTGTAACAACTAATATtaataggggtgatcggttcccggtttggtccggttccaaggtggaatcgggaaccgaacTGGGAGAATCGGTTCCtaattttgggaaccgtggaccggaccgttggtcttaggaccaagaaccggaccgaaccatcggttccggtccggtccggtccggtccaaaagaattgacactttatttttcactaaagaatggCCATTCACTAAAGAATAGTCATGCTTTCCCCGACCGATCAATCAAATTCGGTTTTCgagcaatctaataaaattattcacacatgtttccacgtgcaaaatattcaaacttcacttgtgtgaatatcaatcataatttatgtgtttcatgcttaattttaagcataaaacccatgaacaacgtgattaaaggttgtgcttggcttaggttttatagacaatctctcttctatactttgaatgtttagtcgatatgagactttttaaggcttgaagtaccttgtcgtttgcaagtgaggggagcaagagagaaagtgtgagcatgaggagagtttttttctataaataaagagtaacaacaagagttttggtggtctcttggccacataagaagttgttacctaaattgcaattctgattgcaataagtttcatatataatattaatatattatatgtgtttatatattatatgaatataaattatatataaaaaaatttggtccggTTCAGgtggtccggtcggtccggttcccaccttggaatcgGGAATTGGACCAACCGGCtgccggttccaagattaggaaccgggaaccggaccgccgaccaTGGGAACcacccaaaaccggccggtccggtccggttcggtcttgttccggttcgggcggtttccgttgcacacccctaaataCTAACCTGAGTGAAGAGAATCTCATCATCTCACGCTACTATCGTA
The window above is part of the Eucalyptus grandis isolate ANBG69807.140 chromosome 6, ASM1654582v1, whole genome shotgun sequence genome. Proteins encoded here:
- the LOC104448037 gene encoding transcription initiation factor IIA subunit 2 codes for the protein MATFELYRRSTIGMCLTETLDEMVSNGTLSPELAIQVLVQFDKSMTEALETQVKSKVTIKGHLHTYRFCDNVWTFILQGATFKNEDSPEEVGRVKIVACDSKLLTQ
- the LOC104448038 gene encoding probable rhamnogalacturonate lyase B, which codes for MIRAMMENQNASVAQEGGKMGSDGYTASSLRVQLNVQDKQVVMDNGMVQVTIAKPEGFVTGIKYNGIGNLLEVLNEEWDRGYWDLVWSEAGSAGTTGTDDRMNATKFNVIVENEEQVEISFTRMWDSSMAGQMVPLNIDKRFVMLRNCSGFYSYGIYEHSGDWPAFNLPQTRIVFKLRKDKFNYMAVGDNRRRHMPLPDDRSPRRGQPLATPEAVLLVDPVEPEFKGEVDDKYQYSCENKDLQVHGWICFDPPVGFWQITPSNEFRSGGLLKQNLTSHVGPITLAMFLSAHYGGDDLVLKLAPGEPWKKIFGPVFFYLNCTSENPLKLWDDAKEQMLSEVQGWPYAFPASAEYQILDQRGYVNGRLMIRDKYISDTLIPAAGAYVGLAPPGEIGSWQTEVKGYQFWTKADSDGYFSINNVRTGDYNIYAWVPCYVGDYRNDEVITITLGCQVDVGDLVFEPPRNGPTLWEIGVPDRSAAEFYVPDPNPKYINKLYLNHPDKFRQYGLWERYTELYPDSDLIYKVGASDYTKDWFFAQVPRKINDSTYKGTTWQIKFKLDDARPSETYKLRLALATANVAQLEVRVNSPQANPPLFSSGVIGHDNTIARHGIHGLYRLYVVDVPGAQLVVGDNTVFLSQTMSTSPLQGVMYDYIRFEGPPSPNDKKDAKSWTCSRNSYVLDNNVHI